A single genomic interval of Lacrimispora sphenoides JCM 1415 harbors:
- the infA gene encoding translation initiation factor IF-1, protein MSKADVIEIEGTVVEKLPNAMFQVELENGHQVLAHISGKLRMNYIRILPGDKVTIEMSPYDLSKGRIIWRDK, encoded by the coding sequence ATGTCAAAAGCAGATGTTATTGAAATTGAAGGAACCGTTGTGGAGAAGCTTCCCAACGCCATGTTCCAGGTAGAACTGGAGAATGGCCATCAGGTACTTGCTCACATCAGCGGAAAACTTCGCATGAACTACATTCGTATTTTACCGGGAGATAAAGTAACCATTGAGATGTCCCCTTATGATTTAAGCAAGGGAAGGATCATCTGGAGAGACAAATAA
- the rpmJ gene encoding 50S ribosomal protein L36 has product MKVRSSVKPICEKCKIIKRKGSIRVICENPKHKQRQG; this is encoded by the coding sequence GTGAAGGTTAGATCATCAGTCAAACCGATTTGCGAAAAATGCAAAATCATTAAGAGAAAAGGCAGTATCAGAGTAATCTGTGAAAATCCTAAGCATAAGCAGAGACAAGGTTAA
- the rpsM gene encoding 30S ribosomal protein S13: MARISGVDLPREKRVEIGLTYIYGIGRTSSNRILTEAGVSPDTRVKDLTDDEVKRISSVITDSQIVEGDLRREIAMNIKRLQEIGCYRGIRHRKSLPVRGQKTKTNARTRKGPRKTVANKKK, translated from the coding sequence ATGGCTCGTATTTCAGGTGTTGATTTACCAAGAGAAAAACGTGTTGAGATCGGCTTGACCTATATCTACGGTATCGGCAGAACAAGTTCAAACCGCATCCTGACAGAGGCTGGCGTTAGTCCTGATACTCGTGTTAAGGACTTAACAGACGACGAAGTAAAGAGAATTTCATCAGTAATTACTGATTCTCAGATTGTTGAAGGTGATTTACGTAGAGAGATCGCTATGAACATCAAGAGACTTCAGGAAATCGGATGCTACCGTGGAATCCGTCATAGAAAGAGCCTGCCAGTTCGTGGTCAGAAGACAAAGACCAACGCAAGAACTCGTAAGGGTCCTAGAAAGACTGTAGCAAACAAGAAGAAATAA
- the rpsK gene encoding 30S ribosomal protein S11 has protein sequence MAKKVSTTKKVTKKRVKKNVERGQAHIQSSFNNTIVTLTDTQGNALSWASAGGLGFRGSRKSTPYAAQMAAETATKAALIHGLKSVDVMVKGPGSGREAAIRALQACGLEVTSIKDVTPVPHNGCRPPKRRRV, from the coding sequence ATGGCTAAAAAAGTGTCCACTACTAAAAAAGTGACAAAAAAGCGCGTAAAGAAAAACGTTGAACGCGGACAAGCACATATCCAGTCATCTTTTAATAACACGATCGTGACATTAACAGATACACAGGGTAATGCATTATCCTGGGCAAGTGCTGGTGGTCTTGGCTTCAGAGGTTCAAGGAAATCTACTCCATATGCAGCTCAGATGGCGGCAGAAACTGCTACTAAGGCAGCTCTTATACATGGTTTAAAATCAGTAGACGTTATGGTAAAAGGTCCTGGTTCCGGCCGTGAAGCAGCTATTCGCGCACTTCAGGCATGCGGATTAGAGGTAACCAGCATTAAGGATGTAACCCCGGTTCCACATAACGGTTGTCGTCCACCAAAACGTAGAAGAGTCTAA
- the rpsD gene encoding 30S ribosomal protein S4 translates to MAVDRVPVLKRCRSLGLDPIYLGIDKKSNRELKRANRKMSEYGIQLREKQKAKFIYGVLEKPFRNYYAKASRMNGLVGENLMILLERRLDNVVFRMGFGRTRRETRQMVDHKSILVNGKCVNIPSYLIKAGDVIEVKEKCKANARFKSVQESTAGRMVPAWLDVDHENLRGTVKEFPTRDEIDVPVNEMLIVELYSK, encoded by the coding sequence GTGGCAGTTGATAGAGTTCCTGTTCTTAAAAGATGTAGATCCCTTGGTCTTGATCCAATCTATTTAGGAATAGATAAAAAATCAAACAGAGAATTAAAAAGAGCTAACAGAAAGATGAGTGAGTACGGCATTCAGCTTAGAGAAAAGCAGAAAGCCAAATTCATCTACGGAGTTCTTGAGAAACCTTTCCGTAACTACTATGCTAAGGCTTCCAGAATGAATGGTCTTGTGGGTGAAAACCTGATGATCCTTCTTGAGAGAAGACTTGACAATGTAGTATTCCGTATGGGATTCGGAAGAACAAGAAGAGAGACCAGACAGATGGTTGACCACAAGAGCATTCTTGTAAACGGCAAATGCGTAAACATTCCTTCTTATTTAATTAAGGCTGGAGATGTGATCGAAGTTAAAGAGAAATGCAAAGCCAATGCAAGATTCAAAAGTGTTCAGGAATCAACCGCAGGACGTATGGTTCCGGCATGGCTTGATGTTGACCATGAGAATTTACGTGGTACTGTAAAAGAGTTTCCAACAAGAGATGAGATTGATGTTCCGGTGAATGAAATGCTTATCGTCGAGTTGTACTCCAAATAA
- a CDS encoding DNA-directed RNA polymerase subunit alpha, giving the protein MFDFEKPNIEIAEISEDKKYGKFVVEPLERGYGTTLGNSLRRIMLSSLPGAAVSQVKIDGVLHEFSSIPGVKEDVTEIIMNIKSLSIKNNSDTNEAKVAYIEFEGEGVITAADIQADPDIEIMNPEQIIATLSGGTDSKFYMELTITKGRGYVSADKNKSEDLPIGVIAVDSIYTPVERVNMTVENTRVGQVTDYDKLTLDVFTNGTSAPDEAVSLAAKVLSEHLNLFIDLSENAKTAEVMVEKEDNEKEKVLEMNIDELELSVRSYNCLKRAGINTVEELCNRTSEDMMKVRNLGRKSLEEVLAKLKELGLQLNPSDDASV; this is encoded by the coding sequence GTGTTCGATTTTGAAAAACCAAACATTGAGATTGCTGAAATCTCAGAAGACAAGAAATATGGCAAATTTGTAGTTGAACCGCTTGAAAGAGGTTATGGCACGACTTTAGGAAATTCCTTGAGAAGAATCATGCTTTCTTCCTTACCGGGCGCTGCAGTCAGTCAGGTAAAAATCGACGGCGTTTTGCATGAATTCAGTTCTATTCCAGGAGTTAAGGAAGATGTGACTGAAATCATCATGAACATCAAGAGCTTATCTATTAAGAATAATAGCGATACCAACGAAGCTAAGGTTGCATACATTGAGTTTGAAGGCGAAGGCGTTATTACGGCTGCGGACATTCAGGCGGATCCGGATATTGAGATCATGAATCCGGAACAGATCATTGCAACTCTCAGCGGCGGCACGGACAGCAAGTTCTATATGGAACTTACTATCACCAAGGGCCGTGGCTATGTAAGCGCAGACAAGAATAAGAGTGAAGATTTACCGATTGGCGTGATTGCCGTTGATTCTATCTATACACCAGTCGAGCGCGTCAACATGACGGTAGAAAACACCCGAGTAGGTCAGGTTACCGATTATGATAAGCTGACATTAGATGTTTTTACAAACGGTACTTCGGCACCGGATGAAGCGGTCAGCCTTGCCGCTAAGGTGCTCAGCGAGCACTTAAACCTGTTCATTGATTTATCTGAGAACGCCAAGACTGCAGAAGTTATGGTGGAAAAAGAGGATAATGAAAAGGAAAAGGTTCTGGAAATGAACATTGATGAACTGGAGCTTTCCGTCCGTTCATACAACTGTCTGAAGAGGGCCGGCATCAATACAGTAGAAGAACTGTGCAACCGTACCTCTGAGGATATGATGAAGGTTCGTAACCTGGGCCGCAAGTCTTTAGAAGAAGTGTTGGCCAAATTAAAAGAGTTAGGCTTGCAGCTTAACCCAAGCGATGATGCCAGTGTATAA
- a CDS encoding bL17 family ribosomal protein — MAGYRKLGKTSSQRKALIRSQVTALLYNGKIVTTEARAKEIRKVAEGLIALAVKEKDNFETVKVTAKVARKDKDGKRVKEVVNGKKVTVYDEVEKEIKKDLPSRLHARRQMLKVLYDVTEVPAQAAGRKKNTKSVDLPKKLFEEVAPKYVSRNGGYTRIVKIGQRKGDGAMAVVLELV; from the coding sequence ATGGCAGGATATAGAAAGCTGGGAAAAACTTCCAGCCAGAGAAAAGCATTAATCAGAAGCCAGGTAACTGCATTATTATATAATGGCAAAATCGTGACAACAGAGGCAAGAGCAAAAGAAATCCGCAAGGTGGCTGAAGGCCTCATCGCTTTAGCGGTAAAAGAGAAAGACAACTTTGAGACTGTTAAGGTTACCGCAAAGGTTGCACGTAAAGATAAAGACGGCAAGAGAGTAAAAGAAGTTGTTAACGGCAAGAAAGTTACCGTTTACGATGAAGTAGAGAAAGAGATCAAGAAAGACCTTCCTTCCAGACTTCACGCAAGAAGACAGATGTTAAAGGTTCTTTACGATGTAACAGAAGTTCCTGCACAGGCTGCTGGAAGAAAGAAAAATACAAAATCTGTTGATCTGCCAAAGAAACTGTTTGAAGAAGTTGCACCAAAGTACGTATCCCGCAACGGTGGTTACACACGTATCGTTAAGATCGGCCAGCGTAAGGGTGACGGAGCTATGGCAGTCGTGCTTGAACTGGTATAA
- a CDS encoding N-acetylmuramoyl-L-alanine amidase family protein: MRLFKRLAAMASMVSLLGLSIPFESLAAVKTITSVTIYAGLEELASGDTLPSESSFKTNEGTGNYVYSNNDRYEVTDLDWITSDTKEMKVGSEPKMKVTLRATNSDEYAFKGGYQSSNVSIKGGTYVSSSRSGSDTLYVTFTFKPVKGTYESPQDADWRDSGYGTAKWSSVANSSGAYDVYLYRGSSIIKKVEKLKATTYNFFPYMTKAGTYSFKVRTVPYTESEQKYGKNSEWTESGEVYLPQEKVSDGSGQDNSAVANGQVGWIKTGNIWYYRYPDGTYQKNNWAKINNKWYLFDSNGGMVTGWQQRNNTWYFLNSDGAMTTGWVVSNNKWYYLNPSTTSGVEGAMITGWVNYNNKWYYTDSTGAMQEGWRQVDGNWYYFYPGEGSKAVNTTISGFPVDGNGIWRK, encoded by the coding sequence ATGAGACTTTTTAAACGGTTAGCTGCAATGGCTTCTATGGTGAGCCTGCTGGGACTCAGCATCCCATTTGAATCTCTGGCTGCTGTAAAGACCATAACATCAGTTACCATTTACGCAGGATTAGAGGAGCTTGCCTCAGGGGATACGCTGCCATCAGAGAGTAGTTTTAAGACTAACGAAGGTACAGGGAATTACGTTTATAGCAACAACGATAGATACGAAGTAACGGATTTGGACTGGATCACATCTGATACGAAGGAAATGAAGGTTGGTTCTGAACCAAAGATGAAGGTGACTTTAAGGGCCACAAACTCCGATGAGTATGCTTTTAAGGGTGGTTATCAGTCCAGTAATGTATCAATTAAAGGCGGAACCTATGTTTCTTCTAGCCGCTCAGGGTCAGATACTCTGTATGTCACATTTACCTTTAAGCCTGTAAAGGGAACTTATGAATCACCCCAGGATGCTGATTGGAGAGATTCCGGATACGGTACTGCCAAGTGGAGCTCTGTAGCTAATAGTTCAGGCGCCTATGATGTTTATCTGTACCGGGGAAGCAGTATTATAAAAAAGGTGGAGAAGCTTAAGGCTACCACTTATAACTTCTTCCCTTATATGACAAAAGCAGGCACCTATAGCTTTAAAGTTCGTACCGTACCTTATACGGAGAGCGAGCAGAAATATGGTAAGAACAGCGAATGGACGGAATCTGGCGAAGTATACCTGCCCCAGGAAAAGGTATCCGATGGAAGCGGTCAGGATAACAGTGCGGTAGCAAACGGCCAGGTCGGCTGGATCAAGACCGGAAACATCTGGTATTACCGATATCCGGATGGAACCTATCAGAAGAATAACTGGGCTAAAATCAATAATAAATGGTATTTATTTGATTCAAACGGAGGTATGGTCACCGGCTGGCAGCAGAGGAATAATACATGGTATTTCTTAAACAGCGATGGCGCGATGACAACGGGCTGGGTTGTTTCCAATAACAAATGGTATTATTTAAATCCATCTACGACAAGCGGAGTAGAGGGAGCCATGATCACAGGCTGGGTTAATTACAATAATAAATGGTATTATACGGATTCCACCGGAGCTATGCAGGAAGGCTGGAGGCAGGTAGACGGAAATTGGTACTACTTCTATCCAGGTGAAGGCTCAAAGGCTGTCAATACTACCATCAGTGGCTTTCCGGTAGACGGCAACGGTATCTGGCGTAAGTAA
- a CDS encoding N-acetylmuramoyl-L-alanine amidase family protein, which yields MKWMQGKRKWLVLLCAFMVLGTGMTVPASGSLKIRLDNGSKSSWTEGIQVPTVTVNYSEVNPEWSKEDVDDWVPGKKITGIISVDGTFTRSDCTIYGGSLVSVKAEDGVTEIKVSYVPVAMLESPKEAGWSDNAKTKASWKKVPFASRYQVVLYREGGIWVKSLTTSSTSVDLLQYMDGGYKYFYTVKAILKDSSEEDYLKEGEVTTSDDSVVQELGDTSGTWAEYQNGKKYRGEDGNYVVGQWKMVSGKWYYFNKDGYAVVGWQLIGDKWYYMGANAQMMTGWQQINGKWYYLNSDGDMAIGWIQPQPGKWYYLYSDGSLAVNTKVDGIYHIDASGLWVP from the coding sequence ATGAAGTGGATGCAGGGGAAAAGGAAGTGGCTGGTGCTTTTATGCGCTTTCATGGTTCTGGGAACTGGGATGACAGTCCCGGCTTCCGGAAGCTTGAAGATCCGCCTGGATAATGGAAGTAAAAGCAGCTGGACGGAAGGGATTCAGGTTCCGACAGTAACCGTCAACTATTCCGAGGTGAATCCGGAATGGAGCAAGGAGGATGTAGACGATTGGGTTCCGGGTAAGAAGATCACCGGCATCATAAGCGTAGACGGCACGTTTACCAGATCTGATTGCACGATTTATGGTGGAAGCCTGGTTTCTGTAAAGGCAGAAGATGGCGTAACCGAAATAAAAGTTTCCTACGTTCCGGTAGCAATGCTGGAAAGCCCGAAAGAGGCAGGTTGGAGCGACAATGCAAAGACGAAAGCTTCCTGGAAAAAGGTTCCTTTCGCATCCAGGTACCAGGTGGTCCTGTACCGGGAAGGCGGAATCTGGGTCAAGAGCCTTACTACCTCATCTACTTCTGTGGATCTTTTGCAGTATATGGATGGAGGTTATAAATACTTCTATACCGTAAAGGCGATCCTAAAAGATTCTTCTGAAGAAGATTATTTAAAAGAAGGAGAAGTGACCACCTCTGATGATTCCGTGGTACAGGAGCTTGGTGATACTTCAGGAACCTGGGCAGAGTATCAGAACGGAAAAAAATACCGGGGCGAGGACGGAAATTACGTTGTCGGTCAATGGAAAATGGTCAGCGGAAAATGGTACTATTTTAACAAGGATGGCTACGCAGTTGTTGGCTGGCAGTTAATAGGCGATAAGTGGTATTATATGGGAGCTAACGCCCAGATGATGACCGGCTGGCAGCAGATAAACGGTAAGTGGTATTATTTAAACTCCGACGGAGACATGGCTATCGGCTGGATCCAGCCGCAGCCTGGAAAGTGGTATTATCTTTATAGCGACGGCAGCCTGGCGGTGAATACGAAGGTTGACGGTATTTACCATATTGACGCTTCCGGACTTTGGGTTCCGTAA
- a CDS encoding IS3 family transposase — protein sequence MRLGKLRYETKYLAVGYFHETKKWSIEWMCKQLGISRAAYYKWLHRKTPEQELGNIELAELIKEYDERFRHILGYRRMTSWINNFNHTNYSQNRVHRIMKKLSIHSVIRKKKKKYNSSTPETISENKLNRDFYATAPNEKWTTDVTEFKVPGERKKLYLSAIIDLYDRYPVSYVISSRNDSKLVFKTFDKAISSNPHAKPIFHSDRGFQYTSKVFQNKLKVQEMEQSMSRVGHCIDNGPTEGFWGIIKTEMYQMYEIMDEASLRYAIKDYIRFYRKERPQDRYHCKTPLEVRTEALSSERPKEYPIPENKRIEKYKEKWCA from the coding sequence GTGAGACTTGGCAAACTGCGCTACGAAACAAAATATTTAGCTGTTGGATATTTTCATGAAACAAAGAAATGGAGTATCGAATGGATGTGTAAACAGCTTGGAATATCCCGGGCAGCTTATTATAAATGGTTACATCGTAAGACTCCGGAACAGGAATTAGGAAATATTGAGCTTGCAGAACTTATCAAAGAATACGACGAACGCTTTCGCCATATCCTGGGCTATCGTAGAATGACTTCATGGATTAATAACTTCAATCATACCAACTATAGCCAAAACAGAGTACACAGGATTATGAAGAAGTTAAGCATACATTCAGTCATCAGGAAGAAAAAGAAGAAATATAATTCATCTACACCTGAAACAATATCTGAGAATAAGCTTAATAGAGATTTCTATGCAACAGCTCCAAATGAGAAGTGGACAACAGATGTAACCGAATTCAAAGTACCCGGCGAAAGAAAGAAATTGTATTTAAGTGCAATCATAGATCTGTATGACAGGTATCCTGTTTCATATGTAATCAGTAGCAGGAATGATAGCAAGCTGGTATTTAAAACATTTGATAAAGCAATCTCTTCAAATCCCCATGCAAAACCTATTTTTCATAGTGATAGAGGCTTTCAATATACAAGTAAAGTATTCCAAAATAAACTAAAAGTTCAGGAAATGGAACAATCAATGTCCAGAGTTGGTCACTGTATTGATAATGGTCCTACAGAAGGCTTTTGGGGTATCATTAAAACAGAGATGTACCAAATGTATGAAATCATGGATGAAGCATCATTGAGATATGCAATAAAGGATTATATAAGGTTTTATAGGAAAGAGCGTCCTCAAGATAGATATCATTGTAAAACACCGTTGGAAGTAAGAACCGAAGCGCTATCTTCCGAAAGGCCAAAAGAATACCCGATTCCCGAAAACAAACGAATTGAGAAATATAAAGAGAAATGGTGTGCATAG
- a CDS encoding helix-turn-helix domain-containing protein, whose product MAKSPHTPEFRAKVSQEYLDGVGSYDYISAKYNIGSKTLRQWISKYTIYGIAAFAHKSGNTSYSSDFKIICVKAVLSGEGSVDDIVAKYNISSREVLRNWIKRYNANRELKDYNPKKEVYMAEARRRTSIEERKEIVEYCLKHNRDYKESASIYDVSYSQVYSWVKKYDANGEEGLSDKRGRHKTDDEVGELERLRRENLRLKRQLEEKDMVVELLKKVKEFEGM is encoded by the coding sequence ATGGCAAAATCACCACATACTCCTGAATTCCGTGCAAAGGTTTCACAGGAGTATCTTGATGGAGTTGGTTCCTACGATTATATATCTGCTAAATATAACATTGGAAGTAAAACCTTAAGACAATGGATTTCAAAATATACGATTTATGGAATTGCAGCATTCGCTCACAAATCAGGTAACACTTCCTATTCATCTGATTTTAAAATTATATGTGTTAAAGCTGTTTTATCAGGCGAAGGAAGTGTAGATGATATCGTTGCTAAATACAATATATCTTCCAGAGAGGTACTCAGAAACTGGATAAAGCGTTATAATGCCAATAGAGAACTTAAGGATTATAATCCTAAAAAGGAGGTCTATATGGCAGAAGCAAGAAGAAGAACATCTATTGAAGAACGTAAAGAAATCGTTGAATACTGTCTTAAACATAATCGTGATTATAAAGAATCTGCAAGCATCTATGATGTTTCATACAGTCAGGTCTATTCCTGGGTGAAAAAGTACGACGCTAATGGAGAAGAGGGATTATCAGATAAACGTGGTCGCCATAAAACCGATGATGAGGTAGGTGAATTAGAACGTTTGCGTCGGGAAAATCTCAGGCTCAAACGCCAACTTGAAGAAAAAGATATGGTAGTTGAATTGTTAAAAAAAGTGAAAGAATTCGAAGGGATGTGA
- a CDS encoding energy-coupling factor transporter ATPase — translation MGIIKTSKLIFDYIRRDEEENIEEIKRAIDGVSLDIKAGQFVAILGHNGSGKSTFAKQLDAILLPTEGTVWIQGMDTSVEDNLWEVRKKTGMVFQNPDNQIIGNIVEEDVGFGPENLGVPTEEIWKRVDESLESVGMAAFRLKSPNRLSGGQKQRVAIAGVMAMRPQCIVLDEPTAMLDPNGRKEVVKTARELNRKEGITVLLITHYMEEVIDADRVIVMDNGKVVMDGTPKEIFSRVEELKSYRLDVPQVTELAYELQKNGVDLPDGILTLEELMENLLPKFAERFPGTVTLGNGVKDGN, via the coding sequence ATGGGAATAATAAAAACCTCGAAACTGATATTTGATTATATCAGAAGAGATGAGGAAGAAAACATTGAAGAGATTAAACGTGCCATTGACGGCGTCAGTTTAGATATTAAGGCGGGGCAGTTTGTAGCCATTCTTGGACACAACGGTTCCGGTAAGTCAACCTTTGCAAAGCAGTTAGATGCGATTCTCCTACCTACGGAGGGTACCGTGTGGATTCAGGGAATGGACACTTCCGTGGAAGATAATTTATGGGAAGTTCGGAAAAAGACCGGAATGGTATTCCAGAATCCGGATAATCAGATTATCGGAAATATCGTAGAGGAAGATGTAGGGTTTGGTCCTGAAAATCTTGGAGTTCCTACTGAGGAGATATGGAAGCGGGTAGATGAGAGTCTGGAGAGTGTTGGAATGGCTGCATTTCGCTTAAAATCCCCTAATCGGCTTTCCGGTGGCCAGAAGCAAAGGGTTGCCATAGCCGGCGTTATGGCAATGCGGCCCCAGTGCATTGTGTTGGACGAGCCTACAGCCATGCTGGATCCTAACGGCCGGAAGGAAGTTGTGAAGACGGCCAGGGAGTTAAATAGGAAGGAAGGAATCACGGTCCTATTGATTACTCATTATATGGAAGAGGTCATAGATGCAGACCGGGTCATTGTCATGGATAACGGTAAGGTGGTCATGGACGGAACTCCAAAGGAAATTTTTTCAAGGGTCGAGGAGCTTAAATCCTACCGCCTGGATGTTCCCCAGGTAACAGAGCTGGCCTATGAACTGCAAAAGAATGGGGTAGACTTACCGGATGGGATACTGACACTGGAAGAACTGATGGAAAATCTTCTGCCAAAATTTGCAGAGCGTTTTCCTGGAACGGTGACACTAGGGAATGGAGTAAAGGATGGCAATTAG
- a CDS encoding energy-coupling factor transporter ATPase has protein sequence MAIRAEHLNYVYGLGTAFEQRALKDVNLEINDGEFVGLIGHTGSGKSTLIQHLNGLMKATDGAIYYNGRNIYEEGYNLRALRSKVGLVFQYPEHQLFEINVFTDVCFGPKNQGLSREDAEKRAREALTMVGLDESFYSRSPFELSGGQKRRVAIAGVLAMEPEVLILDEPTAGLDPRGRDEILDQIARLHKERNMTIILVSHSMEDIARYVDRILVMNQGEKVFDDTPKEVFKHYKELEAIGLAAPKITYVVHSLQDHGVPVDDNVTTVEEARDEILRLLEK, from the coding sequence ATGGCAATTAGAGCAGAGCATTTGAATTATGTTTATGGGCTTGGAACAGCCTTTGAGCAGCGTGCGCTAAAGGATGTGAATCTGGAAATAAATGATGGGGAATTTGTCGGCCTTATCGGGCATACAGGTTCCGGGAAGTCGACCCTGATCCAGCACTTAAACGGATTGATGAAAGCCACTGATGGCGCCATCTATTATAATGGAAGAAACATTTATGAGGAAGGATACAATTTGCGGGCCTTAAGAAGCAAGGTTGGACTTGTATTCCAGTATCCGGAGCATCAGCTTTTTGAGATCAATGTGTTTACAGACGTTTGCTTTGGTCCAAAGAATCAGGGTCTTTCCAGAGAGGATGCCGAGAAAAGGGCAAGGGAAGCACTCACTATGGTGGGGCTTGACGAAAGCTTTTATTCCCGTTCGCCTTTTGAACTTTCCGGAGGACAGAAAAGGCGGGTGGCCATTGCAGGAGTTCTGGCCATGGAGCCGGAGGTGCTCATACTGGACGAACCTACTGCAGGCCTGGATCCAAGGGGTAGAGACGAGATCCTGGACCAGATTGCGCGGCTTCATAAGGAAAGGAATATGACCATCATTCTGGTTTCCCACAGCATGGAGGACATTGCCCGGTATGTGGACCGGATTCTGGTTATGAATCAAGGGGAAAAGGTGTTTGATGATACTCCGAAGGAAGTATTTAAGCATTACAAGGAGCTGGAAGCGATCGGCCTTGCGGCGCCTAAAATCACCTATGTGGTCCATTCGCTGCAGGACCACGGAGTTCCTGTTGATGATAACGTTACAACCGTAGAAGAAGCCAGAGACGAGATTTTACGGCTTCTTGAAAAATAG
- a CDS encoding energy-coupling factor transporter transmembrane component T family protein, protein MLKDITLGQYYPVNSKLHRLDPRTKLFGTMVFIISLFIANDIWAYLIATFFLITSVRLSQVPFKFMVRGLKAIVFLLLISVSFNLFLTPGEPIFQLGFLKLTREGVKTASFMGVRLIYLVVGSSIMTLTTTPNQLTDGLEKSLGFLKKAGVPVHEVSMMMSIALRFIPILVEETDKIMKAQMARGADFETGNLIQKAKNMIPLLVPLFISAFRRATDLAMAMEARCYRGGEGRTKMKPLRYGKLDGIAYLVCLVYLAAITGLRIMG, encoded by the coding sequence ATGCTGAAAGATATTACTTTAGGGCAGTATTATCCGGTGAATTCAAAGCTTCATAGGCTGGATCCCCGGACAAAGCTGTTTGGGACTATGGTTTTTATTATATCCCTTTTTATTGCAAATGACATATGGGCGTATTTGATCGCCACTTTTTTTCTGATCACATCGGTCCGTTTAAGCCAGGTTCCCTTTAAATTCATGGTACGCGGGTTAAAGGCGATTGTGTTTCTTCTGCTCATCAGCGTCAGCTTTAATTTATTCCTGACTCCGGGAGAACCCATCTTCCAGCTGGGATTTTTAAAATTGACAAGGGAAGGTGTGAAAACGGCGTCCTTTATGGGAGTCCGGCTCATTTACCTGGTGGTTGGTTCTTCTATTATGACTCTCACCACCACACCGAACCAGCTGACCGATGGCCTGGAAAAGAGCCTTGGGTTTTTAAAGAAGGCGGGAGTTCCGGTCCATGAGGTATCCATGATGATGTCCATTGCTTTAAGATTCATTCCGATCCTTGTGGAAGAGACCGATAAGATCATGAAGGCTCAGATGGCCAGGGGTGCTGATTTTGAAACAGGGAATCTGATTCAGAAGGCAAAGAATATGATTCCTCTTCTGGTACCCTTATTTATTTCCGCATTCCGCCGTGCTACGGACCTGGCAATGGCCATGGAGGCCAGATGCTACCGGGGCGGAGAAGGAAGGACTAAAATGAAGCCTCTTCGGTATGGAAAACTGGACGGGATCGCCTATCTGGTATGTCTGGTATATCTGGCCGCTATCACTGGACTTCGAATCATGGGTTAA